The Haloplanus sp. CK5-1 genome segment GACGACGAGGGTCCGGCCGAGTGGCCCGGTGACGGCCCCTTCGAGGAACGCGTCCGTCGGTATTTCGACGCCGACGCCGTCGTCGTCCGGCCACAACGTTCTTGACACCGACCGTCGGAGTCGACCGCCGACGGCCTCGTCGTCGTCCACTTTCACTTTCACTGCGCCTTCATGACGTTTTTATACTCCGGCGGTCATTGACTATACGCACGTCACACGCGTGCATTCCCCCTTTCACACCGTCGAGCGATAGCCATATCCCGCGGTACACAAACCGTTAACAGCTACCGTCGGGAATGGTGCGGTATGCTCTCGTTCGAGGACGTTGTCGCCGCCCGGGACCGGGTCATGGGCGTCGCGCGCCACACACCCCTGGAGTACTCGTACGCCTTCTCGGAGATGACGGACGCGGAGGTACACCTCAAACTGGAGAACTTCCAGCGCACGGGGGCGTTCAAGATACGCGGCGCGATGAACCGGATCGAGACGCTGTCCGAGGAGGCCAAAGAGGCGGGCGTGGTGACGGCGAGCGCCGGCAACCACGCCCAGGGTGTCGCCCTGGCCGCGACGCGTGCAGGTGTCGACTCGACGATCGTCATGCCGGACCACGCGCCCGTCTCGAAGGTGAAAGCGACCGAGCGCTACGGCGGCGAGGTCGTCCTCCACGGCGCGGACTACAGCGAAGCCCAGTCGGAGGCCCACCGGATCGAACGCGACGAGGATCGAACCTACGTCCACGCCTTCGACGACGAGATGGTGATGGCCGGGCAGGGGACCATCGGCCTCGAAATCGTCGAGGACTGCCCCGATCTGGACACCGTGATCGTCCCCATCGGCGGCGGCGGCCTGATCTCGGGCATCGCCACGGCGGTGAAGGCCCACGACGCCGACACGCGTGTGATCGGCGTCCAAGCCGAGGGTGCCTCCAGTGCCGCCGAGTCGCTCCGCCGAGGCGCGATCTACGAACGCGACAGCGTCGACACCATCGCCGACGGGATCGCCACCCGCCGCGTCGGTGACCTGACCTTCGAGGTGCTCAAAGAGCGCGTCGACGAGGTGGTGACCGTCGACGACGAGTCCATCGCCATCGCCCTGACCTACCTGCTCGAACGCGAGAAGGCACTCGCGGAGGGCGCGGGGGCCATCTCGCTTGCGGCCCTGCTCTCCGGGGCCGTCGAGTACGACGAGGGCGAGGTCATCGTCCCGGCGCTGTGTGGCGGGAACATCGACCTCAACGTGCTCACGACGGTCGTGATGCGGGGGCTCGTCGCGACGGGCCGCTACCTCCGCTTCCGGACCATCCTGAAAGACCAGCCCGGCGCGCTGGTCGAACTCGGGACGACCCTCGCCGAGCACCGAGCCAACATCACCGCCTTCCACCACGACCGCACCTCGCGGGACGTGGCGATGAACGACGCCCGCGTCGAACTCGAAGTGGAGACGCGCGGCCCGGACCACGTCGACGACCTGCTCTCGTCGCTTCGCGAGGCGGGCTACGAGGTCGAGATCGTCAACGGCTACCAGATGTCGGTCTGACTCGGCCGGCGTCGGCAGGTACGGCCGTCGCCGCCTACTTTTAACTCTCCCGCGCGTGACCGGACGAGCGTGAAACGAACCATCAGCACCGACGACGCCCCCGCGGCGGTGGGCGCGTACAGTCAGGCGACGACGAACGGCGACCTGCTCTTCACCGCGGGCCAACTCCCGCTGACGACCGACGGCGACCTCCTCGACGAGGAGTCCG includes the following:
- the ilvA gene encoding threonine ammonia-lyase, with product MLSFEDVVAARDRVMGVARHTPLEYSYAFSEMTDAEVHLKLENFQRTGAFKIRGAMNRIETLSEEAKEAGVVTASAGNHAQGVALAATRAGVDSTIVMPDHAPVSKVKATERYGGEVVLHGADYSEAQSEAHRIERDEDRTYVHAFDDEMVMAGQGTIGLEIVEDCPDLDTVIVPIGGGGLISGIATAVKAHDADTRVIGVQAEGASSAAESLRRGAIYERDSVDTIADGIATRRVGDLTFEVLKERVDEVVTVDDESIAIALTYLLEREKALAEGAGAISLAALLSGAVEYDEGEVIVPALCGGNIDLNVLTTVVMRGLVATGRYLRFRTILKDQPGALVELGTTLAEHRANITAFHHDRTSRDVAMNDARVELEVETRGPDHVDDLLSSLREAGYEVEIVNGYQMSV